Proteins encoded in a region of the Halothiobacillus diazotrophicus genome:
- a CDS encoding lipoprotein-releasing ABC transporter permease subunit, translating into MFRSFEWLIGLRYTRAKRRNRFVSFISATSIIGITLGVTALIVVISVMNGFQDELRHRILGMTAHATISENGQALQDWQGLAQRVAHEPHVVASAPYIQAEAMLSAPPNVSGAIVRGIEPKEEDAVTDIGRHMVAGKLTDLTPGSFGIVLGQSLAESLGVSVGDKLMLITANVAVTPVGGLLRQRQFTVVGIFKVGMYEYDRGSAFIDLKDAQALFRMGDSVTGLRLKLDDMFRAPWVARELNRKLASPYWTTDWTQANGNFFRAVQTERTVMFIILSLIVAVAAFNIVSTLVMVVTDKRGDIAILRTLGASPASIMGIFLISGTVIGLIGTLVGVTIGVGIALNVETIVPWIEHVTGTQFMPADVYYISEVPSRLDWNDVWHVGLMAFALSFLATLYPAWSASRVQPAEALRYE; encoded by the coding sequence ATGTTTCGATCCTTCGAGTGGCTGATCGGCCTCCGCTACACCCGCGCCAAACGCCGCAACCGGTTTGTTTCCTTTATCTCGGCCACGTCCATTATCGGTATCACCCTGGGCGTGACCGCGCTGATCGTGGTGATTTCCGTCATGAACGGGTTTCAGGACGAATTGCGTCACCGCATCCTGGGCATGACGGCCCACGCCACCATCAGCGAAAACGGCCAGGCGCTGCAGGACTGGCAGGGTCTGGCACAACGCGTTGCCCACGAACCGCACGTCGTTGCCTCGGCCCCCTACATCCAGGCCGAAGCCATGCTCTCCGCCCCGCCGAACGTCTCCGGCGCCATCGTGCGCGGCATCGAACCCAAAGAAGAAGATGCCGTCACCGATATCGGCCGACACATGGTCGCCGGCAAACTCACCGATCTCACCCCGGGTTCCTTCGGCATCGTGCTCGGTCAATCCCTTGCCGAAAGCCTGGGGGTTTCCGTGGGCGACAAGCTGATGCTGATCACGGCCAACGTCGCCGTCACCCCCGTCGGCGGTTTGTTGCGGCAACGACAATTCACGGTGGTGGGCATCTTCAAGGTCGGCATGTACGAATACGATCGCGGCTCGGCATTCATCGACCTGAAGGACGCCCAGGCCCTGTTCCGCATGGGGGACTCGGTCACCGGCCTGCGCCTGAAGCTCGACGACATGTTCCGTGCACCCTGGGTCGCCCGTGAACTGAACCGCAAACTTGCGTCCCCCTACTGGACGACCGACTGGACCCAGGCCAACGGCAACTTCTTCCGGGCGGTACAGACCGAACGTACGGTGATGTTCATCATCCTCTCCCTGATCGTCGCCGTGGCAGCATTCAACATCGTCTCGACCCTGGTGATGGTGGTCACCGACAAACGGGGCGACATCGCGATCCTGCGGACGCTGGGCGCCAGCCCCGCCAGCATCATGGGCATCTTTCTGATTTCCGGCACCGTGATCGGTCTGATCGGGACCCTCGTCGGCGTCACCATCGGCGTGGGCATTGCCCTGAACGTCGAAACGATCGTGCCCTGGATCGAACACGTGACCGGCACGCAATTCATGCCCGCCGACGTGTACTACATCAGCGAAGTCCCGTCCCGCCTGGACTGGAATGACGTCTGGCATGTGGGCCTGATGGCCTTCGCCCTCTCGTTCCTCGCCACCCTGTATCCCGCCTGGAGCGCATCGCGCGTCCAGCCTGCCGAGGCCCTGCGCTATGAATAA